From the genome of Mustela lutreola isolate mMusLut2 chromosome 16, mMusLut2.pri, whole genome shotgun sequence, one region includes:
- the NOVA2 gene encoding RNA-binding protein Nova-2 codes for MRMMAAGAVHGLFTASAAPQPPPPPPPPPPQPQPPQQPSPPPQQPPPPPPQPPQQQQPPPQAPPMEPEAPDSRKRPLETPPEVVCTKRSNTGEEGEYFLKVLIPSYAAGSIIGKGGQTIVQLQKETGATIKLSKSKDFYPGTTERVCLVQGTAEALNAVHSFIAEKVREIPQAMTKPEVVNILQPQTTMNPDRAKQAKLIVPNSTAGLIIGKGGATVKAVMEQSGAWVQLSQKPEGINLQERVVTVSGEPEQVHKAVSAIVQKVQEDPQSSSCLNISYANVAGPVANSNPTGSPYASPADVLPAAAAASAAAASGLLGPAGLAGVGAFPAALPAFSGTDLLAISTALNTLASYGYNTNSLGLGLNSAAASGVLAAVAAGANPAAAAAANLLASYAGEAGAGPAGGAAPPPPPPPGALGSFALAAAANGYLGAGAGGGAGGGGGPLVAAAAAAGAAGGFLTAEKLAAESAKELVEIAVPENLVGAILGKGGKTLVEYQELTGARIQISKKGEFLPGTRNRRVTITGSPAATQAAQYLISQRVTYEQGVRASNPQKVG; via the exons aTGAGGATGATGGCCGCCGGCGCGGTGCACGGCCTCTTCACGGCCTCCGCGgccccgcagccgccgccgcccccgccgccgccgccgccgcaaccccagcctccccagcagCCGTCGCCGCCGCCacagcagccgccgccgccgccgccgcagccgccgcagcagcagcagccgccgcccCAGGCCCCCCCCATGGAGCCCGAGGCCCCGGATTCCCGCAAGAGGCCCCTCGAAACGCCCCCCGAGGTGGTCTGCACTAAGCGCAGCAACACGGGAG AGGAAGGCGAATATTTCCTGAAGGTGCTGATCCCCAGCTACGCGGCAGGCTCCATCATTGGCAAGGGCGGGCAGACCATCGTGCAGCTGCAGAAGGAGACAGGAGCCACCATCAAGCTCTCTAAGTCCAAAGACTTCTATCCGG GAACCACAGAACGAGTATGCCTGGTACAGGGCACAGCAGAGGCCTTGAATGCTGTGCACAGCTTTATTGCTGAGAAGGTCCGAGAAATCCCACAAGCAATGACCAAGCCTGAGGTGGTCAACATCCTTCAACCCCAAACCACGATGAACCCCGACAGAGCCAAGCAG GCCAAGCTGATCGTCCCCAATAGCACCGCGGGCCTGATCATCGGCAAAGGGGGCGCCACCGTGAAAGCCGTGATGGAACAGTCGGGTGCCTGGGTGCAGCTGTCCCAGAAGCCGGAGGGCATCAACCTTCAGGAGCGCGTCGTGACCGTCAGCGGCGAGCCGGAGCAGGTGCACAAGGCCGTGAGCGCCATCGTGCAGAAGGTACAGGAAGACCCCCAGAGCAGCAGCTGCCTCAACATCAGCTACGCCAACGTGGCTGGCCCCGTGGCCAACTCCAACCCCACCGGCTCACCGTACGCCAGCCCCGCCGACGTgctgcccgccgccgccgccgcctcggccGCTGCCGCCTCGGGCCTGCTGGGCCCCGCGGGGCTGGCGGGCGTGGGCGCCTTTCCGGCCGCCCTGCCTGCCTTCTCAGGCACCGACCTGCTGGCCATCAGCACGGCGCTTAACACGCTGGCCAGTTACGGCTACAACACCAACTCCCTCGGCCTGGGCCTCAACTCGGCCGCGGCCTCCGGGGTCCTGGCCGCCGTGGCCGCCGGTGCCaaccccgccgccgccgctgccgccaaCCTCCTGGCGTCCTACGCGGGGGAGGCTGGGGCGGGGCCCGCCGGAGGGGCCGCCCcgcctccacccccgccccccggagCCCTGGGGTCCTTCGCCTTGGCCGCAGCCGCCAACGGCTACCTCGGGGCCGGAgccggcggcggggcgggcggtgGGGGTGGCCCGCTGGTGGCCGCCGCAGCTGCAGCCGGGGCCGCCGGGGGCTTCCTGACGGCGGAGAAGTTGGCAGCCGAGAGTGCCAAGGAGCTGGTGGAGATTGCGGTGCCTGAGAACCTGGTGGGGGCCATCCTGGGCAAAGGGGGCAAGACGTTGGTGGAGTACCAGGAGCTGACAGGCGCGCGCATCCAGATCTCCAAGAAGGGAGAGTTCCTGCCTGGCACGCGGAACCGGCGGGTCACCATCACAGGCAGCCCTGCGGCCACACAAGCCGCTCAATACCTCATCAGCCAGCGGGTCACCTACGAGCAGGGAGTGAGGGCCTCAAACCCCCAGAAAGTGGGATGA